Proteins encoded together in one Triticum dicoccoides isolate Atlit2015 ecotype Zavitan chromosome 7B, WEW_v2.0, whole genome shotgun sequence window:
- the LOC119337526 gene encoding uncharacterized protein LOC119337526 translates to MADPFSLFKEFLGFGFKIKGALDKAKHNVEECRKIDNLLLILRAIAKNLQGSPKIMEDHLMRDTAKGLEKALQRASEFVAECKRKGVLRRAFNATDIAEKLGGVCLDVLLNMNALLLANGALNNSELAELKEIVAQLRADGALNNLLLTKILQILADLPQEVEKLVKDNQISSKIKDKRETKKTAVASSQNKNKGEAKETDVARPKGKIQKNKKLGGSTVVPDTSLPDGLDESASAARVVGQGSSTGIINKARSSISKSVDKAQSVGVSAAPFHPQKIISISKEPGETGGYKIDTCSSETSKLLEVYPQRLLFPKEPKNKETTGSGCPVTLTNRTNRYVCIWIKPINGQFTKSEIMKPHSTLVVYATMNMHAQPPKDTVKFEVLMIIVESKQDYGKLESSISGKLKMDSGFMKHVKKLKAEVYRAMLTPITCDLASCQIISRSIKRMTLVTSIDAHPTKPWIVTGHEGGDFSIWDYQKQETVMKLQVNEVPDKGAWQRPAFFQLIKERSVQDSVFSVKFTAEGKRLVVGDGRGYIYVYDSTNTKLQEVKKIRAYDKKSVNSLAAHPAKPYLLSSSAFSRNIKLWDWSENWKVQNFDVKPENTYYDGVHSVKFNPRDTNTFACVTDEDRVKVWNIKTSSLETTLKGPFVMADYFFTRGHQHLMVTLRFDSHNSEIWDLKTQEVVHTLSVSGRKMTWVACHPKLPILVTMLDDGTVCLWDASTYRLEKMVHITNSKCRDLVFVQDTNGRPRLAIAFKTRIAIMQVNLPIANTSNASG, encoded by the exons ATGGCCGATCCGTTCAGCCTCTTTAAGGAGTTCCTGGGGTTTGGGTTCAAGATCAAGGGTGCGCTGGACAAGGCCAAACACAACGTGGAGGAGTGCCGCAAGATCGACAACCTCCTGCTCATCCTGAGGGCCATCGCCAAGAACCTGCAGGGTTCGCCCAAGATCATGGAGGACCACTTGATGAGGGACACGGCCAAGGGCCTAGAGAAGGCCCTGCAGCGCGCGTCCGAGTTTGTCGCCGAGTGCAAGCGCAAGGGGGTCCTGCGCCGTGCTTTCAACGCCACCGACATCGCCGAGAAGCTGGGCGGGGTCTGCCTCGATGTGCTGCTCAACATGAACGCCCTACTGCTTGCCAACGGTGCCTTGAACAACTCGGAGCTGGCCGAGCTTAAGGAAATTGTGGCTCAGCTCCGCGCCGACGGTGCCTTGAACAATTTGCTGTTGACCAAGATTCTGCAGATTCTTGCTGATTTGCCACAAGAG GTGGAAAAATTGGTGAAGGACAACCAGATAAGTTCTAAAATTAAAGACAAAAGGGAGACAAAGAAAACAGCTGTAGCTAGTtcccaaaacaaaaacaaaggggaGGCAAAGGAAACAGATGTTGCCAG GCCGAAAGGGAAGATTCAGAAAAACAAGAAACTAGGGGGTAGCACGGTGGTGCCAGATACTTCCTTACCAGATG GCTTAGATGAGTCCGCTTCAGCGGCCAGGGTGGTTGGACAAGGCTCTAGTACTGGTATTATCAATAAG GCAAGGAGCTCTATCTCCAAGTCGGTGGACAAGGCACAGTCAGTGGGAGTTTCTGCAGCACCATTCCATCCGCAGAAAATAATCAGCATATCCAAGGAACCCGGAGAGACAGGCGGATATAAG ATAGACACCTGTTCCTCTGAGACTAGCAAGCTTCTTGAGGTCTACCCGCAGCGGCTTCTCTTCCCCAAGGAGCCAAAAAACAAGGAAACTACTGGATCTGGATGCCCAGTGACCCTAACCAACAGGACAAACCGTTACGTTTGCATCTGGATTAAACCAATAAATGGGCAATTTACAAAATCAGAGATAATGAAGCCCCATTCGACTTTGGTTGTGTATGCGACAATGAATATGCATGCACAACCTCCCAAAGACACGGTCAAGTTTGAGGTGCTCATGATTATCGTAGAGTCGAAGCAAGACTACGGAAAATTGGAGTCATCCATTTCTGGCAAGCTGAAAATGGACAGTGGCTTTATGAAGCATGTTAAGAAGCTTAAGGCAGAGGTGTATCGGGCAATGCTGACACCTATCACTTGTGATCTCGCAAGCTGCCAG ATCATATCAAGATCAATAAAGAGAATGACCCTGGTGACATCCATTGATGCGCACCCCACTAAGCCATG GATTGTGACGGGTCATGAGGGAGGGGATTTTTCCATTTGGGACTACCAGAAGCAG GAAACTGTGATGAAGTTGCAGGTCAATGAGGTGCCAGACAAGGGTGCATGGCAGCGACCTGCCTTTTTTCAACTCATCAAAGAGAGGTCTGTCCAAGATTCGGTTTTTTCAGTCAAATTTACCGCCGAAGGGAAACGGTTGGTAGTGGGGGATGGTCGCGGATACATCTATGTCTATGATTCCACCAACACTAAGCTGCAGGAGGTCAAGAAAATCAGAGCTTATGATAAAAAATCTGTGAACTCTCTGGCTGCACACCCAGCAAAGCCATACCTTCTTTCATCGTCTGCTTTTAGTAGAAATATCAAGCTTTGGGACTGGAGTGAGAACTGGAAAGTTCAAAATTTCGACGTGAAACCTGAGAATACATATTATGATGGTGTGCACAGTGTCAAGTTTAATCCAAGGGACACCAACACTTTTGCTTGTGTTACCGATGAGGACAGAGTAAAG GTCTGGAACATCAAAACTTCCAGTCTTGAAACCACACTGAAGGGGCCATTCGTCATGGCTGATTATTTCTTCACTCGCGGTCATCAGCACTTGATGGTTACTTTGAGATTTGACTCACACAACTCTGAG ATATGGGATTTGAAGACACAAGAAGTTGTTCACACTCTTAGCGTGAGTGGGCGTAAAATGACCTGGGTTGCTTGCCACCCAAAGCTTCCAATACTGGTTACAATGTTAGATGATGGGACTGTATGTTTGTGGGATGCCAGTACCTACAG GCTTGAGAAAATGGTTCACATTACCAACAGCAAGTGTCGTGATTTGGTATTTGTCCAAGACACAAATGGCCGACCCAG GCTCGCTATCGCATTTAAGACAAGGATAGCAATCATGCAAGTTAATTTGCCAATTGCAAATACAAGCAATGCAAGTGGATGA